In the Pseudanabaena sp. PCC 7367 genome, one interval contains:
- a CDS encoding RloB family protein produces MARGKKTARGYKNRTYDTKETRKSFLIVCEGTKTEKNYFESFKLKIKAENFNLNVKGLGKDPQTLVREALNIKQAEEKKGEEYDQVWCVFDRDSWTSENFNNALQNASIHDIQVAYSNEAFELWYILHFEFLNTGIPRSDYKNKLKNHLEYSYKKNSDSMYEELLNKQEVAIANAKRLLRQYNPTDPEKDNPSTTVHLLVEELNKNLPGQNK; encoded by the coding sequence ATGGCTAGAGGCAAAAAGACAGCACGTGGCTATAAAAATAGGACTTATGACACAAAGGAAACCAGAAAAAGCTTTTTGATTGTGTGTGAAGGGACAAAGACAGAGAAAAACTACTTCGAGAGTTTTAAGCTCAAAATTAAGGCTGAAAATTTTAATCTTAATGTCAAAGGTTTAGGGAAAGATCCACAAACATTAGTTAGAGAAGCTCTAAATATCAAGCAAGCAGAGGAAAAGAAAGGCGAGGAATATGATCAAGTCTGGTGTGTATTCGATCGAGATTCCTGGACTAGCGAAAATTTCAATAATGCCCTACAAAATGCAAGCATACATGATATACAAGTTGCCTATTCCAATGAAGCCTTTGAGCTATGGTACATATTGCATTTTGAATTTTTAAACACTGGTATTCCGCGTTCAGATTATAAAAACAAATTAAAGAATCATTTGGAGTATAGCTATAAGAAAAATAGTGATTCAATGTATGAAGAGCTGCTTAATAAGCAAGAAGTTGCGATCGCAAATGCAAAAAGGCTTCTTAGACAATACAATCCAACTGATCCAGAAAAAGACAATCCCTCAACCACAGTACATTTGCTAGTTGAGGAATTGAACAAAAACTTACCAGGTCAGAACAAATAG
- a CDS encoding bifunctional arginine dihydrolase/ornithine cyclodeaminase, translating to MSADISFLMCSPEHYDVDYVINPWMEGNVHRSSFDKAREQWHSLYGILKDLATVKLVEPAKGWPDMVFTANAGLILGNNVVLSRFMHKERQGEEPHFKAWFESQGCHVFELPQDLPFEGAGDALLDREGRWLWAGYGFRSELDSHPYITKWLDIEVLSLRLVDGRFYHLDTCFCPLTGGYLLYYPGAFDAYSNHIIEMRVPAAKRIAIDEADAVNFACNAVNVGQNVIMNKASDRLKARMTEAGFKVIETPLTEFLKAGGAAKCLTLRITEPIAPLKKEAIALESRVVEMSGHLLDSGIVSRALDLVVENGGSFQVLDFKLGIQKNSTSNAQIKVSAPSHDKMSDIMSQLIDMGAAIPEQDASDAILEVVTKAGVAPDDFYVTNIYPTDVRVGGEWIRCDAQRMDGAIVVDAAAKSAQCKLLRDLQEGDRVVVGVDGIRTLVRPKDQDKKQKEEFSFMGAGVSSERRVELVVEQIAWELRQIRDRGGKVMVTAGPVVVHTGGAPHLAYLIREGYVHGLLGGNAIAVHDIEQAVMGTSLGVDLQRGVSVHGGHRHHLKVINMVRRYGSIDAAVKAGAIPSGIMYECVQNKVPYVLAGSIRDDGPLPDTHMDLIAAQQHYAEQIKGTDMILMLSTMLHSIGVGNMTPAGVRMVCVDINPAVVTKLSDRGSVESVGVVTDVGLFLSLLVKQIQKLTVPFGQVSA from the coding sequence ATGAGCGCCGACATTAGCTTTTTGATGTGTTCCCCTGAACACTACGACGTAGACTACGTGATCAACCCCTGGATGGAAGGTAATGTCCATCGGTCTAGTTTTGACAAAGCCCGCGAGCAATGGCATAGCCTGTATGGCATTCTCAAAGACCTGGCCACCGTCAAGCTCGTGGAACCGGCCAAGGGTTGGCCTGATATGGTGTTTACCGCTAATGCCGGCTTGATTCTGGGCAACAACGTAGTGCTCAGCCGCTTCATGCACAAAGAGCGCCAGGGCGAAGAGCCCCATTTCAAGGCTTGGTTCGAGTCCCAGGGTTGTCATGTGTTTGAATTGCCCCAAGATTTACCCTTTGAGGGGGCAGGAGATGCCCTGCTCGATCGGGAAGGTCGCTGGCTCTGGGCTGGTTACGGGTTTCGATCGGAGTTGGATTCCCATCCTTATATTACTAAGTGGCTGGATATTGAAGTACTCTCGCTGCGGTTGGTAGATGGCCGTTTTTATCACCTCGATACCTGCTTCTGTCCACTCACGGGCGGCTATTTACTCTATTATCCCGGCGCGTTTGATGCCTATTCCAATCACATCATTGAAATGCGCGTCCCGGCAGCAAAACGGATTGCGATCGATGAAGCGGATGCGGTGAACTTTGCCTGTAACGCTGTCAACGTTGGCCAAAACGTGATCATGAACAAGGCCAGCGATCGCCTCAAAGCCAGAATGACTGAAGCAGGATTTAAGGTGATTGAAACACCATTAACTGAGTTTTTGAAAGCAGGTGGTGCAGCCAAGTGTTTGACCTTGCGAATCACTGAACCGATCGCACCGCTGAAGAAAGAAGCGATCGCCCTGGAATCCCGAGTCGTCGAGATGAGTGGCCATTTGCTCGATTCCGGCATTGTCAGCCGCGCTCTGGACTTGGTGGTCGAAAATGGTGGTAGCTTCCAGGTGCTTGATTTCAAACTGGGGATTCAGAAAAACAGTACCTCTAACGCTCAAATCAAGGTTTCAGCGCCCTCCCACGACAAGATGTCAGACATCATGAGTCAGTTGATCGACATGGGGGCAGCGATTCCAGAGCAGGATGCCTCCGATGCGATCCTGGAAGTGGTCACTAAGGCTGGGGTTGCCCCCGATGACTTCTATGTCACCAATATCTATCCCACCGATGTGCGTGTTGGTGGTGAGTGGATTCGCTGCGATGCTCAGCGCATGGATGGTGCGATCGTGGTTGATGCTGCGGCTAAGTCGGCTCAATGTAAGCTACTACGAGATTTACAAGAGGGCGATCGGGTTGTGGTTGGCGTTGATGGCATTCGTACCCTGGTGCGCCCTAAGGATCAAGATAAAAAGCAAAAAGAAGAATTTTCGTTCATGGGTGCGGGTGTATCCAGTGAGCGGCGGGTAGAACTGGTGGTTGAGCAGATCGCCTGGGAATTGCGCCAGATCCGCGATCGGGGTGGCAAGGTGATGGTAACGGCGGGGCCAGTGGTAGTACATACCGGTGGTGCGCCCCATTTAGCCTATTTAATCCGCGAAGGCTATGTGCATGGGCTACTGGGCGGCAATGCGATCGCTGTCCATGACATTGAGCAGGCGGTGATGGGTACTTCGTTGGGCGTTGACCTGCAACGGGGGGTGAGTGTACATGGCGGCCATCGGCATCATTTGAAAGTAATAAATATGGTGCGGCGCTATGGCAGTATTGACGCAGCAGTTAAGGCGGGTGCGATCCCATCGGGCATCATGTATGAATGTGTGCAAAATAAGGTGCCCTATGTGCTGGCAGGTTCGATCCGGGATGATGGCCCCCTGCCCGATACCCATATGGATTTGATCGCGGCGCAACAGCATTATGCCGAGCAAATCAAAGGCACCGATATGATCCTGATGCTGTCCACCATGCTGCACTCGATCGGCGTGGGTAATATGACTCCGGCTGGAGTTCGCATGGTTTGTGTGGATATCAACCCGGCGGTGGTAACCAAACTGAGCGATCGTGGCTCGGTGGAATCGGTGGGCGTGGTCACTGATGTGGGCTTGTTCTTGAGTTTGCTGGTTAAACAGATCCAAAAGCTAACCGTGCCGTTTGGTCAAGTCAGTGCTTAA
- a CDS encoding IS1 family transposase (programmed frameshift): MDTSKLTCPRCNSLKIVKNGKIHNGKQNFKCKQCNRQFVANSKKKYIANETKAQIDKLLLERVSLAGIARVVGVSPRWLQQYVNHKYAQVPQQVQVQAKKKGNLTIQMDELWSFVGKKRVKVWVWLAIDVNTKEIVGVHIGSRDEVGAQGLWQSLPPVYRQCAVCYTDFWRAYAQVVPSMRHQPVDKGSGLTNKIERFNCTLRQRASRLVRKSLSFSKKLANHVGAIWLFVHHYNSSLLV, translated from the exons ATGGATACATCTAAGCTAACTTGTCCAAGATGCAATTCACTCAAAATTGTCAAAAATGGCAAAATTCACAACGGTAAACAAAACTTCAAATGTAAACAATGCAATAGACAATTTGTAGCCAATTCTAAGAAGAAATATATCGCTAATGAGACTAAAGCTCAAATCGACAAACTTCTGCTAGAGAGGGTTTCACTCGCAGGTATTGCCAGAGTTGTAGGTGTATCACCAAGATGGCTACAGCAATATGTTAATCACAAATATGCTCAAGTGCCCCAACAAGTGCAGGTACAGGCTAAAAAAAAGGGCA ACTTAACCATTCAAATGGATGAGCTGTGGTCTTTTGTAGGCAAGAAACGAGTCAAGGTTTGGGTTTGGTTAGCTATAGATGTTAATACTAAGGAGATCGTAGGAGTGCATATCGGGTCTAGAGATGAGGTTGGTGCTCAAGGATTATGGCAGTCTTTACCACCCGTTTATCGACAATGTGCGGTTTGTTACACTGATTTCTGGCGTGCCTATGCTCAGGTAGTTCCGAGTATGCGTCATCAACCAGTGGACAAAGGTTCAGGCTTGACAAACAAAATTGAGCGATTTAATTGCACTCTTAGGCAAAGAGCTTCAAGACTGGTTCGCAAATCTCTTTCTTTCTCGAAAAAGTTAGCTAACCATGTTGGCGCTATCTGGTTATTTGTGCATCATTACAACTCATCCTTACTTGTATAG